The Cellulophaga sp. RHA19 genome includes the window GAATTTGACCAACCTTTATTTTTAGTAGATCCATCATAAGAAATTTTAGACGCTAAATACTTTTAGTTTTTTAGAATTTAGAATTAAAATTTAAAATTTCATAAGATGTTTAAAAAAATACTTATTGCAAATAGGGGAGAGATAGCCTTACGTATTATTAGGACCTGTAAAGAAATGGGAATTAAAACGGTAGCGGTATACTCTAAGGCAGACGAAGAGAGTTTGCATGTTAGGTTTGCAGACGAGGCTGTATGTATTGGCCCTGCTCCTAGTAATGAATCTTATTTAAAAATACCAAATATTATTGCAGCAGCAGAAATTACAAATGCAGATGCAATACATCCAGGTTATGGTTTTTTATCAGAAAACTCTAAGTTTTCTAAAATATGTGCAGAGCATGATATTAAATTTATAGGCGCATCTGGCGAGCATATAGACCGTATGGGAGATAAGGCTAGTGCTAGAGAGACTATGAAAAAAGCTGGTGTACCAACTATTCCTGGTTCTGACGGTTTACTTAAAGATGTTGCCGAAGCTAAAAAAGTTGCTAAAAAAATGGGATATCCTGTTATGATTAAAGCAACTGCTGGTGGTGGTGGTAAAGGTATGCGTGCTGTTTGGTCTGAAGATAAAATGGAAGCTCTTTATGAAAGTGCTGTACAAGAAGCAACTGCCGCTTTTGGTAATGGTGCTATGTACATGGAAAAACTTATTGAAGAACCAAGACATATAGAGATACAAGTTGTTGGTGACCAGTACGGTAAAGCCTGTCACTTATCAGAAAGAGATTGTTCTATACAAAGACGTCACCAAAAATTGACAGAAGAAACTCCTTCTCCATTCATGACAGATAAGCTGCGTGATGATATGGGAGCTGCAGCAGTTAAGGCGGCAGAATATATTAAGTATGAAGGGGCCGGTACTATTGAATTTTTAGTAGATAAGCACCGTAACTTTTACTTTATGGAGATGAATACCAGAATACAGGTAGAGCATCCTATAACAGAACAAGTAGTAGATTACGATTTAATACGTGAGCAAATTTTAGTTGCTGGTGGAGTGCCAATTTCTGGTAAAAATTACTACCCTAAATTACACTCTATAGAATGTAGAATTAATGCAGAGGATCCTAGAAATGATTTTAGACCTTCTCCAGGAAAAATTACTACATTACATACGCCAGGCGGACATGGAGTGCGTTTAGATACTAACGTATACAGCGGTTATACAATTCCTCCTTACTATGATTCTATGGTTGCTAAGTTAATTACAACTGCGCAAACTAGAGAAGAGGCAATTAACAAAATGAAACGTGCTTTAGATGAATTTGTAATTGAAGGTGTAAAAACTACAATTCCTTTTCATAGGCAATTAATGGATCATCCAGATTATTTGGCAGGTAATTATACCACGGCCTTTATGGAGAGTTTTGTTATGGAACCTAGTAAAGATGATGAATAAATTAAAAACTCCGATATAGTATCGGAGTTTTTTTTTGGCAATAACTAGCCTTCAGGTTTTCACGGTTTACAGGGTGTTAGCTACTTGTTTATGACTATACCTTTGTAGTGTTAAAAAAATGAATTCAACAGAAATTAAAATATATGAGCAATTCAGAAAATAAGCAAGAAGTGTTTTTTGCGAAAGAGGATGATAAAATGTCATTAGCATTTAAAAGAGCGCAAGAGACTTTTAAATATTTTTGGAGAGAGTTGTATTGGGAGCACAGGCGTGTTATTCCTGGTCATGATTTAGCTATTGTGAAGTTTCCTTTTGAGCAAATGTTTGATGGGGAAGAAGAGCCAACTGTAGAGCATATGTGGGTTCGTGATATAAATTTTGATGGTGAAATAGTTACAGGTGTTTTGGCTAATAACCCAATGCAATTAACAAATGTTACAGAAGGTGAAACTGTTAGTTGTAATGTAAATAAAATAAGCGATTGGATGCTTGCTATGTCTGGTGAAACCTACGGAGGCTTTACAATACACGTATTAAGATCTGGTATGAGCCAAGAAGCTAGGCAACAACATGATAATGCTTGGGGTTTAAATTTTGGAGATTTTAATGCTATTTTATTAGTTCACGGTCAAAAAGAAAACCCAGAAAACCTTATAGAGCACCCAATGTGTGTAAACACAGCAGACCAGTTTTTAGAATTCTTTAAAGAAAATCCAGAAGAACTTACTATTAAAGATGAAGCTGGCTATACGGTTTTACACAGGCAAGTAATTGCAGGTAATAAAACTACTGTAAATATATTATTAGAGTTGGGGGCAGATAAAAACGTAACAACAAATAATGGTTTAACAGCACTTGATTATGCTAAAAAATTAAACTGGGAATATATTATTCCAATACTGGCGTAACAATATTAGGTACTAGTAGTCTAACTAATAAAATTAGTTTCAATTACAATTTTAACATTAAAACATAGTTTACTATTATAATTTAATGCCAATTCATATGCTTAAAAAACTATTCACGTACGTTCCTTTATTTATTTCCTTACTATTATTTACAAGTTGCTTTGAAATTTTAGAAGAAATTAGCTTTAATAAAGACGGTAGCGGACGTATAACCGTTACAGCTAACCTAAGCAAGAGTAAGTCTAAGTTGGCTTCTGTTATGCTTTTAGACAGCGTTAACGGTTATAAGGTGCCATCTAAAAAGGATATTGACTTAGCTATGAAAAATGCAGTGGATCATCTTAAAAAAACACAAGGCATATCTAATATAGAAAAAACAGCAGATTATGATAATTATATATTTTCTATAGCTTGTGACTTTACATCTGTAGAGAGCGTTAATTCAATTTTTAAAGAAATGATTAACAATCAAAATAGAAGAGAAAAAACAAGTTTTAGTACCACTAATTTTTCATATAATGATGAAAATCATCAATTTAAAAGACATTTTAAATATGATGGTAGTATAAAAAAGAAATTTAATTCGCTTAAATCCGAAGATAAAAAAGTTTTTAATGATGCTAGTTACACAACAATATATAGGTTTAATTCATCTGTAAAAAGTGTTTCTAATTCAGGAGCTAAAATAGCTCCAAATAAAAAGGCAGTATTTATGCGTGTGTCTGCATTGCCTTTAATAACAGGCCAACAAACTTTAGAAAATACCATACAATTAATCAACAATTAAAAGAATGAAAAAATTATTATTAAGCCTAACTATTTGTTGTGCTGCATATACAACGCAAGCACAAGATTTAATACAAAATATACCTGCCAACTCTAGTGCAGTTGTTACTATAAAAGGAAGTAATGTTACAGATTTGTTTTCTATTAAGGAGTTTGAGAACTCTAAAATAGGTCAAGAAATGGTAAAAGAACTAGCCAGAGAATCAGACGGTGACTTAACAAGTCTTAATGATTTAGGTATAGATTTTAATGCAAGCGCATACTATTTTTTGCAAGCAGAAAAAGGTGTTTTTTCTAATTACTTTGCTATTCCGTTACGTTCTAAAAGTGGGTTTGATAACTTAATTAAAAAGAACAATAGTAGTACCGAAAAGATAAAAACTGACGGTGATATTACTTATATGCAAGATAATTATGATGGCATTACTGTAGCTTGGAATGATAGAATGCTTGTTGTTGTTATTTCTGAAGATGCAAACGAAGATAACGACTACTATAATTATAGTGATGCAGTAGAAGTTGAAGAAGTAGTAGAATCTGCTGTAGACGTTGCAGAAGATGCTGTTGAGGAGGTTGAAATTGAAGTTTCAGAAGTAGAAGAAACAGTAATTGAATCTACCGAAGATGCAACATACTCTAATGATGATTACTATAAAAAAAGACAAGAACGTTACAAAAGAGAACGACAAGAAAGAGAAGCAAGAAGAATAGCTAAAACTCAAAAAGCAAAAGTGCGTAATTTACAAAAAGCAAAAGCTTTTATAAATGGCGACCACTCATCCAATAATATTTTGCGTAACAAGAGTTATGTTGCTAGTTTAGGAAAGCAAAACTTTGAGGCACACGCTTGGGCAGGCGATTTCATAAATCTTTACCAAGAGCTAGTGTTAACACAGGGTTTTAGTAATGCTTTTGGTATGTATAATGTAGAGGAGTTGTATAGAAACTCTTCTATGTCTTCTACCTTAGATTTTACTAACACTAGTGCTGTTTTAAACATAGATTATACTATGAGTGATGCTATGGCAAAACACGCCAAAGCTATGTACAATGGTAAAATGAATAAAGATTTTTACAAGTATTTTAACCAAGATAAAATGCTAGGTTATATGTCTGTTAATGCAAGTACAGAAGGTATACTTACAGAGTATCCAAAGCTTATGAAATCTATGTTTGCTAATTCTTATGATAAAGAAGTTGCAACCTTGGCGCCATTAGGAGCAGACTTATTATCTATTTTTTTAGATGAAGAAGCTGTTGGTGAATTGGTTAGAGGAGATATGTTATTTGTAGTTAATGATATTGCTAAAAAGCAAGTAACATATACAACATATGATTATGATGAAAACTACAATAGAATTCCAATAGAGAAAACTAAAGAAGAAACGGTACCAGATTTTATTTTTATGGCCACTTCTAACGGAGAAAGTATTTTTAACAAGCTTATGAATATTGCTGTTAAAGAAAACGAAATGACGGTAGATAACGGTATTTATAAGTTTAACACACCAAGAAGTGTACCTGTAAATGTATATGCAATGCACGCTAAAGGAGTGTTGTTTTTTGCAACGTCTAAAGACCATTTGTTAGCTATTAGAAATGGTAGTTTTAAAGGTAGTGTAAGTGGTGAGCACAAGAAAAATATTAGTAAAAATACTTCTGCGGCATATGTTAACGGTAAAAATATAATTTCTCAAATACCAGTTAATGAGTTGCCAAGAGAGTTTAAAAGAAAAATAAACTTTTTAACTAGTAATACAGAAGATCTTTTAATTACAACAGGTAAATTAAAGGGGAATAAATCTAGTACTAAAGTTGTTTTAAATACTCCAGAAGAAGGACATAAAAATGGCTTAGCATACTTTATTAATTTTATAGATGCATTTATAGATTAAGTTTTAAGCAATATGCGTTTAAAAAAAATAATAAAAATAGTAGTCCCAATAATTATACTTGCAGGTATAGTTTATTGGGGCTATAAGTTTGTAAACAACACATCATCTTTATTAGGTGTTGTGCATAAAAATGCAGATGCTGTTGTTAAAATAGATTTACACGGTATAAAAGAAACTATAGTTTTAGACGCGCTATCTTCACCTAAGTTTTATTATGATAACATATCATTTTCAAGTAGTAAAAAAGAGAAAGATTCTACTTTAGAAAAAGGCATTAATCTAAAACCATATACTGTAGTTTTATATACACTTAAAAATGTAGAAAACACTGTCTTTTCTACATTTCCAATAGATAATTTTACAGGTTTTACTGCATATGTAAAAGAGTATGTAAAAAATAAAAAAGGTAAAATACTGGAAGCAGAAGGTTATAAATACGCAGTTTTAGAAAAATCTAAAGTTTGTATAGCTTGGAACTCTAAAAACCTTGCTGTTGCGGCTGCACCAGATAAAATAGATCTTACAAAGGTTTCTGTTGTTTTTACAGATGTTTTGGTAGGAGAAAAGTTGATTGTAGATAAAAATAATAGTCTAATTCAGAAATTAAAAAGTACTAAAGATCACATTGTATACGTAAAAGGAACAAGTGTAATTGGTTTAAATTTTGAAGACGGAAAATTAGCTGTAGCCGGACAATTAGAAGTTGATGAGTCCTCAGTTTTTTCAAAAGAAATTACAGTAAATAGTGTACGCAATGCATCTTTGCAAATGTATTTAGATTATAATTTTGCTAATGAGAATCACAAGAGAGACTTTATATCAGCCTTTAAAAATAGCTCTTTTTTACAAAAAAGTAATTTACAAATAGATAGTATTGCAAAATACAGTAATGGGTTTTTTAGTTTGGCTGTAAGTGGTAAAACTAAACAGCAAGACACTATTATTACTTATGATTATGATGATAATTTTAATAAGGTAGAAAAGAAAACTGTACAAGAAAAAGAGGCGCCAAAAATGTATGTAAATTTAGGTGTAAATAAAAACGGCTTGTCAACTTATTTAAAAACACAAGGAGCTATAGAGCAAGGCGTATTTACTGCGTTGCCAATATATAACTTTTATGTGTCATCAACAGACAAAGTAAGTTTGTTTGCAACGGCTAAAAACAACCCCAAAACAGAGGTTTTTAAAAGCGCTAACTTTTTAGATATTACCGCAGATTTCTCTAAGTTAAATAACGATATAAGCTTTCCTAAGTCTAACTTATTATTTGGACTTTTAAATAAGCTAGATGTTAAAGCCAATGTGGTTAAGAACGGAGTTGTTGGTGTAGAGGGTACATTATCAGCAAAAAAAGAAGATATAAATATTATAACCCAAATCTTTTTTGGGTTAGAAAATGCCAAATAACACTTTTGCATTCACTTACTTAGTTTTAGTTCTTATTTTAGTAAAATGAATTTTAGCTACTGGGAACATAAAACGTGGTTGTCTGCAATAGATTTTACTATTGTGGGCAGTGGTATTGTGGGGTTAAATTGTGCATTGTACTTAAAAGAGCGTTTTCCTAAAGCCAAAATTTTAATTTTAGAAAAGGGAATGTTGCCGCAGGGAGCTAGTACTAAAAATGCTGGCTTTGCTTGTTTTGGTAGCATATCAGAAATAGTATCAGATTTAGACTCGCATACAGAAGAAGAGGTTGTGGAGCTTGTACAAAAAAGATTAGATGGTATAAACTTATTACGATCAAATTTAGGAGACAAAGCTATTGGGTATAAAAATTATGGAGGTCATGAGCTATTTTTAGATTCTAACTCTACATTGTATCAACATTATTTAAGTAAATTAAGTGGTGTAAACACGTTATTAAATTCTGTTTTTAAAGGTGATGCATTTGTGTCTACGCAAAATAAATTCAACTTTAATAAAATACAAAAAAACTACATTACACATATTTTTGAAGCCCAAATAGACACTGGTAAAATGATGCAGAGTTTGTTGGCAAAAGTCATTCAAAAAGGTATTTTAATTTTAAATAACACAAGTGTAAAAGCATTTACCACAACGGCTAATGGTGTAGCGGTAGAAACAAGTAATTTTACTTTACAGACTAAAAAGTTAGTGGTTGCAACCAATGGTTTTGCGGCAGAATTACTACAGGAAAAGGTTAAGCCGGCTAGGGCGCAAGTTTTGGTAACATCACCTATACCTAATTTACATATTAAAGGTACTTTTCATTTAGACGAAGGATATTATTATTTTAGAAATATTGATAATAGAATTTTATTTGGAGGAGGACGAAATTTAGACTTTAAAGCAGAAGAAACATTGGTCTTTGGTGAAACAGAAATAGTGCAACAAAAGCTTGAAGAGATATTAAGAGAAACAATTTTACCTAACACACCTTTTAAAATAGATAAAAAATGGAGTGGTATAATGGGTGTTGGGAGCCAAAAAAATCCAATAATAAAAGAGGTTGAACCTAACGTGTATTGCGGTGTGCGTTTAGGCGGGATGGGAATTGCTATTGGTAGCTTAGTGGGTAAAGAATTAGCAGATAAAGTAGTATGGTAAATAAAGAAGAGCTTTTAAAGTTTTGCGCAAGTTTTATAAACAATAGAGTTTCTAGAATACAAAAAAACATTGCAGGTGTGCAGGAGTCGTTAACATCAGAAACAAAAAGTAGTGCAGGTGATAAACACGAAACTGGAAGAGCAATGTTGCAATTAGAGCGCGAAAAACTTGGTGCGCAATTATTAGAGGCAGAAAAAATGCAACAGTTATTATCTAAGGTAACAGCAACTAAAAATGCAACAGTAATTGGCTTAGGGAGTTTGGTGTATACAGAAAAAAACAATTATTTTTTATCAATTTCTGCAGGTGAATATGCCCATAATAGCAAAAAGGTGTATTGCATATCTGCAAATACGCCAATAGGTAAATTGCTGTTAGGTAAAAGTGCAGGTGATAGTTTTGTTTTTAACGGATCTACAATACAAATAACAGAGGTTATTTAAACAAAAAATCCTTGAGTAGCTTACAATAGCTAGTCAAGGATTTTGTCACACAAAAAAGATTAAACTTTATTTTACTGTAATTGTGTTGTCTGTTGCTGTTGGGTTTAACGGGCAAAAATATACGTATTCCCCTTTTTCTAAAACAGTAGCGTTAGACTTTTCTGTTTTACCGTTTGCAACTGCTTTTGTAACGTATGCAGTTTTAATGTGGTTTTCTGGTTTGCTAACATCTTGTCCTTTTTTAACAAGTACAAAACCTACATCATGACCAACGTTATTGTTTGCAACCTCAAAAACATAAGTGCCAGGCGCTACAGTTAAATTTTTCTGTGTAAACTCTCCTTTAGTTTGTTCTAAAGAAATTACTTTACTCATTTTATCTTGAGCGTTACTTGTAAATACAATACCTACTAATAAGGCTACTAATGCAATTGCGTTTTTAAAATTTTTCATCTTGTTTTTGTTTTTATTGTTTGTAATTGTGTTTAAGTTTATTTGTTATAAAGCTTGTGCTACAGGAAAATCTACAGGAACATTTGTTGTGCTGTGTATGTAGTTAGATATGGTTTTATCGCCAACTAATACAATAGTATCTATTAGGTTTTCTTTAGTGTAACCTGCGTTTAAAAAGTTGTCTACAATTGTAGCATCTGTAGCGCCTCTTTTTTCGGTAACGTTTTTAGCTAAAGCAGCCAATGCGTTTAATTTAGAGTCAAAAGAAGCTTTTCCTGCTCTTAATTCTAGTATTTCTTCATCAGAAAAACCATTCATTTTACCTATTGCAGTGTGTGCAGATAAACAGTAAATACAATTATTAACTTCGCTTACTGCTAAGTTTACTGCTTCTTTTTCTTTGGCAGATAAAGATGTTTTTGCTCCACTTAAATTAAGGTAGTTTTCTAATGCGTTGTTAGAGTATGCGTATGTTGCATATAAGTTAGGTACAAAACCTACTTTTTTCTCTAATGAATCAAAAATTACTTGATTTTTTTCGCTTACTTCTGCTCTTGTGGGTACGTTAAATTTGCTCATAATTATTTTGTTTAATGTCATTTATTTTAAAAGACAGTTAGTATTAATGTTTGTTATTGAAAATGTTGGATAAAAGGTTTTTCTGCATCACAGTAGAAATCGTGATGGTACTTTTTTTCACAATGATCTGTAGCTAATACAGTCTGTTGTTTACTTTTTTTATCTGACCTAAATATTTCAATTAGGTTAAAAATAGATGTATGTATTAAGTTCATAATTGCGTTGTTTTATAATTACAATGCAAAGATGCAATCTATTAAGAGCTATTTGTTAATAGCAATTTCCCGACGGCTTGTAGAAATTTCCCGACAGCCTATTTTTTGTGTATTTCTCGGTATTGGGTAGGAGAATAGTTGGTCATTTTTTTAAAAAATGAACTGAAATGTGCAGGATCGTTAAAACCTAAGTCATAAGCAATTTCTTGGTTTTGTTTGTCTGTAAAATTCATAAGTCGTTTTGCTTCTAAAGCAATTCTGCTTAATATTATTTGTTGTGGTGAATTTTGATTGTAAAGTGCAAAAATATTAGAAAGGGTTTTTGGACTTTTAAAAAGCAGGTCTGCATAGTCACTTACTTTACGTTTGGTTTTAAAATGCTCATCAACCAAAACATTAAACCTACGTACAAGATCTATTTGCTCATTGTTTAACTTTTTTAGAGTAAGTTGTTCTTTGGCCAAACGCGTACATATAATTATAAGCCTTTTTAAGAGCATTTGTAGCATATCTCCTTGTATTTTGTCAGATGTGCTAAACTCATCTATAAAAATCTCATACAGCGTGCTAAATTTGCGTTCTTGGTCTTTTGGTATGGTTACTATTGGTAACTCTTGTGTTCCAAAAAATAAAATACCATTGCATGATACCTCACTGTCATGATCTCTAATACAGTAAAAAGGCCTGTTAAACATAAAAGCGATTAAAGGTTTTTCTGTTTTTTGATAAGATACATGGTGTAAATAGGTGGTTGTAATTAGTTGATTGGGTTGTAGCTCTATAATTGTGTTATCTATTTCTAAAGTAACAGGGGTGCTATTTTGGTTCCATAAAATGCTTATGGTGTCTTTATTGGTGTCAAAGTAAGTTAGATTTTTTTTGATATCATCTGTCATTCCAAAAACAGAATCTACTTTTGTATCAGTGTATTTAAATTTCATAAAGACAGGTATTAATAAGGTAAATTAATAGTCTTTTAAATTAATACTAACTTACATTTGGGATGGTTATAAACAAAAAAAATCCTGAGCGATAACTCAGGATTTATATATAAACTTAAATGGTTGTTTATTTTTTAATGTTACAAGATTCTATTTCTGTAACACGAAGTGTATTTACCATACCTTTGTTTGCAATTGGCATTGCAGCAAGGCTAATAAGCATATCACCAACTTCTAAAAATCCTTTTTGGCAAGCAATAGCATTTACATCATCTATAGTTTCGTCAGTAGTAACATACTTGTCATAATAAAAAGCCTTAACACCCCATAAAAGGTTTAATTGTGTTAAAATTCTTTTATTAGATGTAAAAACTAAAATATGTGCACTTGGTCTCCAAGCAGAAATTTGAAAAGCAGTATAACCACTATTTGTTAATGTA containing:
- a CDS encoding NAD(P)/FAD-dependent oxidoreductase; this translates as MNFSYWEHKTWLSAIDFTIVGSGIVGLNCALYLKERFPKAKILILEKGMLPQGASTKNAGFACFGSISEIVSDLDSHTEEEVVELVQKRLDGINLLRSNLGDKAIGYKNYGGHELFLDSNSTLYQHYLSKLSGVNTLLNSVFKGDAFVSTQNKFNFNKIQKNYITHIFEAQIDTGKMMQSLLAKVIQKGILILNNTSVKAFTTTANGVAVETSNFTLQTKKLVVATNGFAAELLQEKVKPARAQVLVTSPIPNLHIKGTFHLDEGYYYFRNIDNRILFGGGRNLDFKAEETLVFGETEIVQQKLEEILRETILPNTPFKIDKKWSGIMGVGSQKNPIIKEVEPNVYCGVRLGGMGIAIGSLVGKELADKVVW
- a CDS encoding plastocyanin/azurin family copper-binding protein produces the protein MKNFKNAIALVALLVGIVFTSNAQDKMSKVISLEQTKGEFTQKNLTVAPGTYVFEVANNNVGHDVGFVLVKKGQDVSKPENHIKTAYVTKAVANGKTEKSNATVLEKGEYVYFCPLNPTATDNTITVK
- a CDS encoding carboxymuconolactone decarboxylase family protein; translation: MSKFNVPTRAEVSEKNQVIFDSLEKKVGFVPNLYATYAYSNNALENYLNLSGAKTSLSAKEKEAVNLAVSEVNNCIYCLSAHTAIGKMNGFSDEEILELRAGKASFDSKLNALAALAKNVTEKRGATDATIVDNFLNAGYTKENLIDTIVLVGDKTISNYIHSTTNVPVDFPVAQAL
- the accC gene encoding acetyl-CoA carboxylase biotin carboxylase subunit is translated as MFKKILIANRGEIALRIIRTCKEMGIKTVAVYSKADEESLHVRFADEAVCIGPAPSNESYLKIPNIIAAAEITNADAIHPGYGFLSENSKFSKICAEHDIKFIGASGEHIDRMGDKASARETMKKAGVPTIPGSDGLLKDVAEAKKVAKKMGYPVMIKATAGGGGKGMRAVWSEDKMEALYESAVQEATAAFGNGAMYMEKLIEEPRHIEIQVVGDQYGKACHLSERDCSIQRRHQKLTEETPSPFMTDKLRDDMGAAAVKAAEYIKYEGAGTIEFLVDKHRNFYFMEMNTRIQVEHPITEQVVDYDLIREQILVAGGVPISGKNYYPKLHSIECRINAEDPRNDFRPSPGKITTLHTPGGHGVRLDTNVYSGYTIPPYYDSMVAKLITTAQTREEAINKMKRALDEFVIEGVKTTIPFHRQLMDHPDYLAGNYTTAFMESFVMEPSKDDE
- a CDS encoding 3-oxoacyl-ACP synthase — translated: MVNKEELLKFCASFINNRVSRIQKNIAGVQESLTSETKSSAGDKHETGRAMLQLEREKLGAQLLEAEKMQQLLSKVTATKNATVIGLGSLVYTEKNNYFLSISAGEYAHNSKKVYCISANTPIGKLLLGKSAGDSFVFNGSTIQITEVI
- a CDS encoding helix-turn-helix domain-containing protein; this translates as MKFKYTDTKVDSVFGMTDDIKKNLTYFDTNKDTISILWNQNSTPVTLEIDNTIIELQPNQLITTTYLHHVSYQKTEKPLIAFMFNRPFYCIRDHDSEVSCNGILFFGTQELPIVTIPKDQERKFSTLYEIFIDEFSTSDKIQGDMLQMLLKRLIIICTRLAKEQLTLKKLNNEQIDLVRRFNVLVDEHFKTKRKVSDYADLLFKSPKTLSNIFALYNQNSPQQIILSRIALEAKRLMNFTDKQNQEIAYDLGFNDPAHFSSFFKKMTNYSPTQYREIHKK
- a CDS encoding DUF2314 domain-containing protein, translated to MSNSENKQEVFFAKEDDKMSLAFKRAQETFKYFWRELYWEHRRVIPGHDLAIVKFPFEQMFDGEEEPTVEHMWVRDINFDGEIVTGVLANNPMQLTNVTEGETVSCNVNKISDWMLAMSGETYGGFTIHVLRSGMSQEARQQHDNAWGLNFGDFNAILLVHGQKENPENLIEHPMCVNTADQFLEFFKENPEELTIKDEAGYTVLHRQVIAGNKTTVNILLELGADKNVTTNNGLTALDYAKKLNWEYIIPILA